The following is a genomic window from Spirosoma foliorum.
GAAAGTTGTGACATGGTGGCTACTTGATAATCAGTTAAGAATCAATAGAACGCTGATTTTTAGGATTGAGGAGAAAATCATACCTATTCTTAAAATCAGACGAATCAGCGTTCTATTTTGCAGTTAATAGGACAGCTCGAAAAAAGGTAAGTCAGAAATAGAAAGTTTTTTTATTGAACCCAAATCGCCTGGCAACGACGACAGGTTTTCTGCTGGGCAAGAAGCTCCCATTCGCGTGTACCAAAGGGATCACGACAGGCCGGATTGGGGCAACGATACCGCTCCCGATACTCTTTATCAATGACTTCCAGCTTCTCTTCAGTCGATAACAAGGTGGAGCACAGTGTAGGAATAAGGACACTCAAACCCGCTCCCGACAAGACATGCAACAAAGGTAGTGCAGCTCCTCCCGTCGATACTACAGCACTAATACTGACGATGGAGGATAGAATAACACTACCCGTCCGAATCATTTTCTCGCGATTCCGGCAATCCTTTCGCAGTTTGGGATATTGCTCATAGACCTGTTTCAGATCGGCGAATTCCTCCGTAAAATTCAGTGAATTCGATTCTACTTCGGAAAGGAGCTTAGGCGTTATACTGACTGGCGGAACTGGTTTCTCGGCTTTAACGGGCTCAGCTTTCAGTAGCGCCAGAAGCGTATCAATATCGAACGTTGTATCAGCCAATCGAAGCGTATCCTGTTTGTCGACAACCTTACGTGCGATCCGCACCTCATTGACAAACGAGCCGTTTTTACTGGACAGATCTTCGAAGATAAAGCAGGTAGGCGTACACTGAATGAGTCGGGCATGCTGTCCACTTATTTTTCCATTGGCGACAACGATTGAATTTGTTGTCGCCCGCCCGATCGTATAGGTCGGCAATCGACTTAAGTCGTCGATCAGTTGGTCAAACTGGCCGTCATTCGTGGAGACAATCATGAAAGGTCTGGTGTGTAGATACTATAGGGACTGCAATTTATCGAATGAAACAAGCTTAACCTAGATGTCTCCGACTATTTCTTTTTCGACAACTTCACAACTAATTATTATCATTTTAGCATCAAAATATTTGTTTTTCATAGTCACAGAGTTCCAATCCGGTGCAGTTCGTTAATTCCCTGGTTGAGCGTAGTATTGACTACGCCGAACAAAGCAATCCAAACTGCTTCATTAAGCAAGAACCTAAAACTTTTTTCAAAAAAAGTTAAAAAAACTTCCATCTACGCAAAAAGGCTGCGCAGGTGGTATAAACCTTTGTATCGTCAAGTTCATAAAAACACCGACGATCATGAAATTCAACATCTTTAGTAACACCGCAACCAAAACCGTCAACCATGAGGGAGCTAACGCGTATACGCTGACGCCGGAAATGGAATTGTACTCCGCCGTGGTTACGACGATGTTGAACGATTCTTATTACGAGAAAGCTGATCAGCGGTTAGAGCGAATTCAGGCGCTTGTCAGTGAAGCCAACCCAGTTTTTGTGGCAAAACTAGCCGTATATGTTCGGGAACAAATGTACCTACGCTCGGCACCGGTTGTTTTGTTGGGCGAATTGGCAAAGGTTCATAATGGCGATAATCTAGTTGGCAATGCCGTTGGTCGAGCCGTACAGCGCCCGGATGAAATCACGGAATTATTGGCCTATTACCAACGCACGAACCAGCGCACGGGAGCCAAGAAACTTAACCGCATCTCGAAACAGATGCAGAAAGGATTGGCAACTGCGTTCAATAAATTCGACGAATACCAGTTCGCCAAGTACGAGCGAAATACGGCTGTCAAACTTCGGGATGCCTTGTTTCTAGTTCACCCTAAAGCTAAGACAGAAACCCAGCAAGCGGTTTTCGATAAGATTGTCAACGGCACTTTAAGCACGCCCTACACCTGGGAAACCGAGTTGAGTGCAGTAGGTCAAATCAAGTTTGCAACCGAAGCCGAGAAAGCAGCCGCGATTCGCGCAAAATGGGAGGAACTGATTACCAGCGGACGCCTTGGTTATATGGCCACATTACGGAACCTGCGCAATATGCTCGTAGCGGGCATTAGCGGAGCACATGTCGAACAAGTTTGCGAATTGCTGTCCAATCCGAAAGCCGTTCGAAACGCCAAACAGTTGCCATTTCGCTTTTTGTCGGCTTACCGGGAATTGAAAGCTCTGCCGCTTGGCCATGTGCCCCTTGTGCTCGAAGCCCTCGAAGATGCCATTTACGCCAGTGTGGCTAACTTACGAGGCTTTGATTCTCAAACCAGCGTAGTGGTTGCCTGCGATGTATCGGGGTCGATGCAAAAACCTATTTCGCCCAACAGCAAGGTGCTTTTGTATGATATTGGTCTGTTATTAGGCATGTTGTTACAG
Proteins encoded in this region:
- a CDS encoding FHA domain-containing protein, which translates into the protein MIVSTNDGQFDQLIDDLSRLPTYTIGRATTNSIVVANGKISGQHARLIQCTPTCFIFEDLSSKNGSFVNEVRIARKVVDKQDTLRLADTTFDIDTLLALLKAEPVKAEKPVPPVSITPKLLSEVESNSLNFTEEFADLKQVYEQYPKLRKDCRNREKMIRTGSVILSSIVSISAVVSTGGAALPLLHVLSGAGLSVLIPTLCSTLLSTEEKLEVIDKEYRERYRCPNPACRDPFGTREWELLAQQKTCRRCQAIWVQ
- a CDS encoding TROVE domain-containing protein gives rise to the protein MKFNIFSNTATKTVNHEGANAYTLTPEMELYSAVVTTMLNDSYYEKADQRLERIQALVSEANPVFVAKLAVYVREQMYLRSAPVVLLGELAKVHNGDNLVGNAVGRAVQRPDEITELLAYYQRTNQRTGAKKLNRISKQMQKGLATAFNKFDEYQFAKYERNTAVKLRDALFLVHPKAKTETQQAVFDKIVNGTLSTPYTWETELSAVGQIKFATEAEKAAAIRAKWEELITSGRLGYMATLRNLRNMLVAGISGAHVEQVCELLSNPKAVRNAKQLPFRFLSAYRELKALPLGHVPLVLEALEDAIYASVANLRGFDSQTSVVVACDVSGSMQKPISPNSKVLLYDIGLLLGMLLQAKCRNVLSGMFGDRWKTIALPARSILANMDEFYRREGEVGYSTNGYLVINDLIQKRYKADKVMLFTDTQLWDSNTGNNQSANTLSAKWMQYKRLFPDARLYLFDLAGYGNVPLRVEKNDVFLIAGWSDKVFDVLQALEEGQTTLSTIQQIAL